In Solanum stenotomum isolate F172 chromosome 6, ASM1918654v1, whole genome shotgun sequence, one DNA window encodes the following:
- the LOC125866851 gene encoding KH domain-containing protein At4g18375, with protein sequence MAGQRNNYGKRMQSESDYSRNDGSKRRTPTDEKESNSIGPEDTVFRYLCPTGKIGSIIGVGGDIAKQLRTETNSKIRISETIPGCEERVVTIYSGSEETNVSEDTGDLISPAQDALFRVHDRVLAEDLRMDEDLEDHQQITVRMLVPSDQIGCVIGKGGQVIQNLRSETGAQIRVLSSEHLPPCALNSDELLQITGEGAVVKKALYQVAARLHDNPSRSQHQLLSSPSIFRSGAGLVNPHAGTQVMGVTSLMGPYASYKSDGRSRSSSVKEFAVRLVCPTENVGAVIGKGGGIIKQLRQESGASIKVDSAAAEGDDCIIFVSAKEAFEDQSPTIDATMRLQPRSSEKTEKESGDAILTTRLLVPSSRVGCLIGKGGSIINEMRNSTRASIRVLSKENLPKVASEDDEMVQITGDANVAANALLQVLMRLRANTFEMEGSFPAFSPGLSYVPMSASMPDGSRYGNRDNRSRRHGHSSYSGGHDYNDLSPSDSYGGSQVGGGGNYAPYGVYSSGRPSSAGVSSHNPSAYGKSYGY encoded by the exons ATGGCAGGCCAGAGGAACAACTACGGTAAGAGAATGCAATCGGAATCTGACTATTCAAGGAATGATGGAAGTAAGAGAAGGACTCCAACTGATGAAAAGGAATCAAATTCCATTGGACCAGAGGATACTGTTTTTCGTTATTTATGCCCCACAGGAAAAATTGGAAGTATCATTGGAGTTGGTGGGGACATTGCAAAACAATTGAGGACAGAAACTAATTCAAAGATTAGGATTAGTGAGACCATACCTGGCTGCGAGGAGCGTGTGGTAACTATTTATAGTGGAAGTGAAGAAACTAATGTCTCTGAAGATACTGGTGACCTGATTTCACCTGCTCAAGATGCTTTATTCAGGGTGCATGACAGAGTCCTTGCTGAAGACCTGCGTATGGACGAAGATCTGGAGGATCATCAGCAGATTACTGTAAGGATGCTTGTCCCATCAGATCAGATAGGTTGTGTGATAGGGAAAGGTGGACAAGTGATACAGAATTTACGAAGTGAAACAGGTGCGCAGATTCGGGTGTTAAGCAGTGAGCACTTGCCCCCTTGTGCTCTAAACTCGGATGAGCTTCTCCAG aTAACCGGTGAAGGTGCAGTTGTTAAGAAAGCACTTTATCAAGTAGCAGCACGCCTCCATGATAATCCATCACGGTCCCAACATCAATTGCTGTCGTCACCCAGCATATTTAGGTCTGGTGCTGGACTTGTTAATCCTCATGCTGGTACCCAAGTCATGGGTGTGACATCATTGATGGGTCCTTACGCAAGTTACAAAAGTGATGGTAGAAGTAGATCTTCTTCTGTAAAAGAGTTTGCAGTTCGTTTGGTTTGTCCAACTGAGAATGTAGGAGCTGTAATTGGCAAAGGTGGAGGCATTATCAAACAGCTAAGACAGGAATCAGGTGCATCTATTAAAGTCGATAGTGCTGCGGCTGAGGGAGATGATTGCATTATATTTGTATCAGCAAAGGAG GCATTTGAAGATCAATCCCCTACCATCGATGCAACAATGCGTTTGCAACCAAGAAGTAGTGAGAAAACTGAAAAAGAATCCGGGGATGCTATTCTTACGACTCGCCTGCTTGTACCTAGTTCACGAGTTGGATGCCTTATTGGTAAAGGTGGTTCCATTATCAATGAGATGCGGAATTCCACAAGGGCAAGCATCCGCGTTCTTTCGAAGGAAAATCTTCCCAAAGTGGCATCCGAAGATGACGAGATGGTGCAG ATTACTGGAGATGCTAATGTTGCTGCCAATGCGTTATTGCAAGTACTTATGCGTTTGAGGGCCAATACATTTGAGATGGAGGGATCTTTTCCTGCATTTTCTCCTGGCCTTTCTTATGTCCCCATGTCTGCAAGCATGCCAGATGGCTCAAGATATGGTAACCGTGATAATAGATCACGTCGGCATGGTCATTCATCTTATTCAGGTGGACATGATTACAATGATTTGTCTCCAAGTGATAGTTATGGTGGCTCACAG GTTGGTGGTGGAGGTAATTATGCACCATATGGCGTTTATTCCTCTGGGCGACCTAGCAGTGCAGG GGTTTCTAGCCATAACCCTTCTGCCTATGGAAAATCTTATGGATACTAG